GCAAATCAATTGGACAGACCTCACCGATGATACAGAACCTTGAGAAAATGATTGATTGTACAGATTGGTTGCtgaaataatgtgtgtgtgtgtgtgtgtgtttacaattCTTGTTGTAACAGGATAACCACAGGTCCAAATGGAACATTTATTTCAGCTTGGCTATTTACAGTTGTCCCTTTGGGCAGCTTGTCTGAGCTTGTTTGAGAAAGTGAAAGAAACAGAGAACACAGCAACACTCAGAGACTTTTGGCATGAATACGTTTTAACCCCTAGAATGATTCAGACTTGACCTCGGTGGCAAATGAGTCTGTCAGTTATTCAATTATTGTCCATGTACTTAAGCCAAGCACAGGGtttggcctagttaaataaaacaatatgaTAACCCCcccaaataaataaacaaataaatgagTTATTTAATATATAGCAGATACAATAGAtttacagacaggcagacacaggtCAAACAAACATATGTACTGTAAACTCCAGCTAAAAGACCGATGCAAAGTCAAAATCATGAACTCGTCATAGCTGCACCACTTCAATACGGGAAGTTGTTGTCCTGACTTGGCTTTAAGTCAACTAACACACTGACATCTAAAGTCTCCATTTTGTGCGTACATTCTCCTGTGCTATGCGCTGGGATAAACGCTGACGTTCTGTACATTACCTTGGAAATAATGGATGATGCAGCGGGATGAGGCAGAGGTAATGTACAGAACGGAGGAGTTTATCCCGCTTATACCACAGTTTCCAACAAACAATATTAAAGCACACATTTATCAATATAAATAACAATCATGATGTTCTCATTTTGGTAAGTGATTTCATACTTTCATCTTTCCACTAAATCTGGTCGTAGTTCTATCACTGTTGTTCATTGtttttgttctatatctatggacAAGACCCattgttatttgtatttatttttatttccatGCTGTCTGttaacgttcttatcccttgctttcTAGCTAGCCAACCCCGGCTAACACAGTCACGTCAACATCTGCAGCTAGAATTAACATAAAAGTAGCCACATTTgcgtttaagctgttttctactGACAttcatttggatacatccataacaatgagctgatGATGTGTGATTTTGCCTGGCAGAGAAAAGTTTCCCTTCTCGTAAGGGcacttttcctttttttttttacgaGGAGATCGCATTGCATATCAAACACAAGGCTAGAAGCTAGCTAAATAATTTGTTGCTAGCAAACCTGCCAATATGACAACCTAATTCAATATCAGTGCCTGAAAACAGGTCAAACTAGAAACAtgtggatttgacagcatagAAATTCATGTTCATTCCATCACTCACCACGTTAGGTCATCAGATGTCTCTGCAAAAACAAatgaatgctagctagctaggttcTCGTTGGACCTGCGTTTACAATGTATCCAGTAATCGGGTTGTGTGGTTGCTAGTTTAGCTTTCTGTAACTGTGTAGCATGTGCAGTGCTTTATACTGCGTCTTGATTAGGTATCCCGTATATCTTGTTTAATGCCCATTCTAGATTGCCCttccagccaatcagaaacgaGTATTCAACAATAATGTGGTATGAAATTAAATAGTGCTCGTATAATGGTCACAGCATATAGTGAGAGAACAtaatttatttcatatttttaattGGTCCTTATCAAaactggcctccatcattattcaTGTGTGGTTTTATTCGTTGTCATTTGTTGCTTCCCTATCACTATCAGTGTGGGGTTCCATCCACAACACCTTGTCCCTGTCACAATGTAGTAGTGCGTGAGGTATATGTTCCATTCCGGAACACCATATCAGATGCCAGACATTCTTTAGGGAAGTCTTTTTGTCCATTGGTGGCCTGTCTCTTCAGGGCTACAGCACGGTAGTCCACCTGTTCACAGTCCAGCCCAGACTCCAACCAACGGAAACACACAATCCTCTGGAACGACCGGCGGAAGTTATCCGACACAAAGCCATAGAGGATCGGGTTGGCGCCGCTGTTGGCATAACTTAGGATGACGAAGAGCTGGGTGACCATGGGGTTGGGAGGGTGGTGGAACACACTGACCAGCTGGACGATGTAGAAAGGCATCCAGCAGAGGACAAAAAccgccaccacacacaccaccatccgTGTGATCTTTTTCTCAGAGCGTCGCCGCTGCAGCCAACCGGCTTTCAGCCCGACCGCCCGCATGCGCGCCACCATCAGGCAGTAGCAGAGGCAGATTGCACCCACAGGAAGCAGGAAGCCGAGCAGGAAGGTGTAGACCACGAACGCCTCCGACCACGCTGCCTCAGGCCACAGAAAGTTACAGTCCACACCGCTGTCCTGCGCCGGGACCGTGTCGGCAAAAATTATAATGGGGAGGATGACGAGGAGCGAGAGGCCCCACACGCAGACGTTGACCACTTTGGCAACAGTCGGTCGGCGGTAGCGGGCAGCCTTGATAGGGTGAACCACGGCCACGTATCGATCCACGCTCAACACCGTCAGACAGAAGATGGACGTAAACATGTTAATGCCATCCACGCTCAACACCAGACGGCACATGAGCGAGCCAAATGGCCAATGACGTACAGCCGCCGATGTCGCCAGAAACGGCACACTCAACATAAACAGTTCATCTGCAATTGCCAGATTCAATATATAAATATTGGTGGCGGTTTTCATCTTGGCGTACTTAAGGATAACATAGATAACCATGGTGTTGCCTGTTAGACCCACGCAGCAGACCAGGGCGTAGATGGAGGGGATGATGATCTTGCTAGTGTCAGGTTCCTGGTCGTAGTCCTCATAGTCTAGGCTGGAGTTGTAGGGGAAGTCGGTGGGGTATGCTGGGTAGTTGCTGGTCCCATTGGCGGCCATGTTGTCAATTTTGTCCAGTTTACCTCAATTTTGGGTTTCTCCTACTGGGAGTTAAGATCTGACTTTGTGTATATCATTTTTTATACAACGgctgggtctaatcctgaatgctgattggttaaaaccacattccaaCCGGTGTCTTTtcccacaagttaccaccggctaaatctatgagtCTCTATGTCACATTATAGAATATAGTACACTTCTCAATGTGCTTAGATGGCTCTTCGTTGCCGCCAAAGTGTTGCTTTAGTGTAAAGTACCATGGGTCTCTGTTAAACTCCTTTAAAGAAAGGGGCccaaaaggagggaggaaggagccGGGGAGATCCTCATTCTTTGTATACTGTAGGTGCGGCTCTGAAGAGAATGCAATATCTGTACAATGTTATTCTTTTATCTCAGGGTCCATAGATGGGGTTAATCTGAACTAAATCAGAGTCCTTGATAGAGTCTCTCTCAGTTCTCATGTTTCCCAGGGATTTCTAATTATAGAACCCAGCTCCTCAACCAACTGATAAGGGCACTGAAGCAATTTAGGAGGCTGAAACAATGAATTCTTGGCAGCCAAACCCTTAACATTCCATATTCATTCACAAATAAACTCACATCTTATTACCCATCTGTTTGTAAGTGGTTCTTAGGAGTATTTTCTTGAATTAAAATCAGGCAAGGTTTCTGGGTATCACTCA
The genomic region above belongs to Oncorhynchus masou masou isolate Uvic2021 chromosome 27, UVic_Omas_1.1, whole genome shotgun sequence and contains:
- the sstr1b gene encoding somatostatin receptor type 1 is translated as MAANGTSNYPAYPTDFPYNSSLDYEDYDQEPDTSKIIIPSIYALVCCVGLTGNTMVIYVILKYAKMKTATNIYILNLAIADELFMLSVPFLATSAAVRHWPFGSLMCRLVLSVDGINMFTSIFCLTVLSVDRYVAVVHPIKAARYRRPTVAKVVNVCVWGLSLLVILPIIIFADTVPAQDSGVDCNFLWPEAAWSEAFVVYTFLLGFLLPVGAICLCYCLMVARMRAVGLKAGWLQRRRSEKKITRMVVCVVAVFVLCWMPFYIVQLVSVFHHPPNPMVTQLFVILSYANSGANPILYGFVSDNFRRSFQRIVCFRWLESGLDCEQVDYRAVALKRQATNGQKDFPKECLASDMVFRNGTYTSRTTTL